A part of Oscillatoria sp. FACHB-1406 genomic DNA contains:
- a CDS encoding PAS domain-containing protein — MNTIPITCAKPRVTLLSSKVLQTLGLLQAQLPHTLGSIYIYDLIDQHVTWTSCSVATLLGYTEEDLQLMGQLALGTLIHPDDLNRVSEHYQCYSVLQWGETISIDYRMKRKDGIWYWLRSTETPLVMATATCPLQILGIIQPRNIEWFF; from the coding sequence GTGAATACTATCCCTATAACCTGCGCTAAACCTCGTGTAACCCTGCTTTCTTCAAAGGTTCTTCAAACCTTGGGATTGCTTCAAGCTCAACTCCCTCATACATTAGGTAGCATCTATATTTATGACTTAATCGACCAGCACGTGACTTGGACGAGTTGCTCTGTGGCGACTCTGCTGGGCTATACAGAAGAAGATCTTCAGCTTATGGGCCAGCTTGCCCTGGGTACTCTGATTCACCCTGACGACTTAAACCGAGTTTCCGAACATTACCAGTGCTATAGCGTTTTGCAATGGGGCGAGACGATTTCAATTGATTACCGCATGAAACGGAAAGACGGAATTTGGTATTGGTTGCGTTCCACAGAAACTCCTTTAGTCATGGCGACTGCTACTTGCCCCCTGCAAATTTTAGGGATAATTCAGCCAAGAAATATAGAATGGTTCTTTTAA
- a CDS encoding TIGR00266 family protein: MKHEIRYKPAFSAIFVRLDPGESIVAEAGAMVSMDAKLTMKTQFSGGILSALIRKYFGGETMFVNTYTNHTREPLSLVLTQSVIGDIEALELKGREMCFQPGAYIAHTPGVQMGVRWAGFKSLIAGEGLFKLKLGGRGIVFFGAYGGLTKKRISGEFIVDTSHLVAYEPGIKMGIGLAGGLVGSVTSGEGLVNRLSGNGVIYLQSRSIDGLAGFLRNKFR; this comes from the coding sequence GTGAAGCACGAAATTCGCTATAAGCCCGCATTTTCCGCTATTTTTGTCAGATTAGACCCGGGCGAGAGCATCGTTGCCGAAGCGGGGGCAATGGTAAGCATGGATGCAAAACTGACGATGAAAACGCAATTTTCCGGCGGCATCCTCAGCGCCCTGATTCGCAAATATTTCGGCGGCGAAACGATGTTCGTCAATACCTACACCAATCATACCCGCGAACCGCTTTCGCTCGTCCTGACTCAAAGCGTCATCGGCGACATCGAAGCGCTCGAACTCAAAGGGCGGGAAATGTGCTTCCAACCGGGCGCATATATCGCCCACACTCCCGGCGTACAAATGGGCGTGCGCTGGGCGGGTTTCAAAAGTTTAATCGCCGGAGAAGGACTCTTTAAACTGAAACTGGGCGGGCGAGGAATCGTCTTTTTTGGCGCTTACGGCGGACTGACGAAAAAGCGTATTTCTGGGGAATTCATCGTCGATACCAGTCACCTCGTCGCCTACGAACCGGGTATCAAAATGGGCATCGGATTGGCGGGGGGATTAGTCGGTTCGGTGACATCCGGCGAAGGATTAGTCAATCGCCTGTCTGGAAACGGCGTAATTTACCTCCAATCCCGCAGTATTGACGGTTTAGCCGGATTTTTGCGCAATAAATTCCGTTAA
- a CDS encoding TIGR00266 family protein produces MVQEIAYQIEHSPAYASLILTLQADQMVLVESSAMAAMDANIKMKSKMKGGVMKGIGRMLSGESLFMSEFTAEKARGELYISPGVPGDVQHYRLQAGRALMMQSGGFVACSPTVEIDTKFQGFKGFFSGESLFLVRATGEGDIWFSSYGGIIEIPVSGAYIVDTGYIVAFEDSLQYSVEAIGGLSWRSLKTGILGGEGLVCRFRGEGKLWVQSRNLYPMLNFLNPFRPVNSN; encoded by the coding sequence ATGGTTCAGGAAATTGCTTACCAAATAGAACATTCTCCCGCTTATGCTTCGTTAATTTTAACCTTGCAAGCCGACCAGATGGTATTAGTCGAATCGTCGGCAATGGCAGCGATGGATGCAAACATTAAGATGAAGTCAAAAATGAAGGGCGGCGTAATGAAAGGCATCGGTCGAATGCTGAGCGGCGAGTCTTTATTTATGAGCGAATTTACCGCCGAAAAAGCGCGAGGAGAGTTGTATATTTCTCCTGGGGTTCCGGGCGACGTGCAGCATTATCGCCTTCAAGCAGGGCGTGCTTTGATGATGCAATCGGGCGGTTTTGTGGCGTGCAGTCCGACTGTTGAAATCGATACAAAGTTTCAGGGATTTAAAGGCTTTTTTAGCGGCGAATCGTTGTTTTTAGTGCGCGCGACGGGAGAGGGCGATATTTGGTTTAGTTCCTACGGCGGGATTATCGAAATTCCGGTTTCGGGGGCGTATATTGTCGATACGGGTTATATCGTCGCGTTTGAGGATTCTTTGCAATACAGTGTGGAAGCGATAGGCGGGTTATCTTGGCGATCGCTAAAAACGGGGATTTTAGGCGGTGAAGGCTTAGTTTGTCGTTTCCGAGGAGAAGGAAAACTATGGGTACAATCGCGCAATCTTTATCCAATGCTAAACTTTTTAAATCCGTTCCGTCCGGTGAATAGTAACTAA
- a CDS encoding TIGR00266 family protein, giving the protein MDIEILHQPDSAIARVTLNANEEIVAQAGAMIAMNANINASTTLRQGKGGGILGGIKRVLAGESLFLSVFRSPVANSEIFLAPKLIGDLFTYNLSGQELIVQATSYLASEPDVDITIGFQGLKSFFSGESIFWLVLSGRGKALLTSFGGVYEIDVNGEYIVDTGHIVAFEKSLTFKIGKANSSWAGAIFGGEGLVCRFQGRGKLYCQTHNPGSFGATIGAKLPPR; this is encoded by the coding sequence GTGGATATCGAAATTTTACATCAACCCGACAGCGCGATCGCGCGCGTTACCCTCAACGCTAACGAAGAAATCGTCGCCCAAGCCGGTGCGATGATTGCCATGAACGCTAACATCAACGCTAGCACCACCCTGCGCCAAGGGAAAGGCGGCGGCATTCTCGGCGGAATTAAGCGCGTACTCGCCGGAGAATCGCTATTTTTAAGCGTCTTTCGTTCCCCCGTTGCTAACAGCGAAATTTTCCTCGCACCTAAGCTAATCGGCGATTTATTCACCTATAACTTAAGCGGGCAAGAATTAATCGTTCAAGCGACCTCTTATCTCGCTTCCGAACCCGATGTCGATATTACAATCGGCTTTCAAGGTTTGAAATCGTTCTTTTCGGGAGAATCGATTTTTTGGCTGGTTCTCAGCGGACGCGGCAAAGCTTTATTAACGTCTTTTGGCGGCGTTTACGAAATTGATGTGAATGGCGAATATATCGTCGATACCGGGCATATTGTCGCTTTTGAAAAAAGCTTAACCTTTAAAATTGGCAAAGCCAATTCAAGTTGGGCGGGTGCAATTTTTGGGGGCGAAGGTTTAGTTTGTCGCTTTCAAGGTCGCGGAAAACTCTATTGTCAAACGCATAATCCAGGTTCCTTCGGAGCGACAATCGGAGCCAAATTACCGCCTCGATAA
- a CDS encoding GNAT family N-acetyltransferase: MILIQTAKIEQFPAIAQLNIEAYRQYSDRLSPENRTTLQTNLRSVEKVAERAVFLIAMLSDELVASVAYCSSGNSLAPIPSDWASVLLLAVSPHHRRQGIARALLRVCIDRATQDKAKTIGLFTSELMTDATQLYLSVGFERDCEIPPRLGLYYWRYKLDLSALESSV; this comes from the coding sequence GTGATTTTGATTCAAACGGCTAAAATCGAACAGTTTCCCGCGATCGCACAACTCAATATCGAAGCTTATCGCCAATATAGCGATCGCTTAAGCCCCGAAAATAGGACAACTTTGCAAACGAATCTGCGTTCGGTTGAAAAAGTTGCAGAACGGGCAGTATTTCTAATTGCAATGCTGTCGGACGAACTCGTTGCTTCTGTTGCCTATTGTTCGTCCGGAAATTCTCTTGCACCAATCCCCTCAGATTGGGCATCGGTTTTGTTACTCGCCGTTTCACCGCACCACCGCAGACAAGGAATTGCGCGAGCTTTACTTCGGGTTTGTATCGATCGCGCGACGCAAGATAAAGCCAAAACCATCGGATTATTCACCAGCGAACTAATGACAGATGCAACACAACTTTATCTCTCTGTTGGTTTCGAGCGAGATTGCGAAATTCCACCGCGACTCGGATTGTATTATTGGCGATACAAGCTCGATCTTAGCGCCCTAGAATCTTCGGTTTGA
- a CDS encoding M48 family metallopeptidase produces MTREHYSDRNPPPNNRQLLVILGILVALIIGAIWALGLLLDGLIGLIPPQVERSLGAIILPAFEQKAESSPTQDTLNKLLTRLETSLPPEQQKEHNYCLFYIPDDTVNAIALPGDVIVIYQGLLAQTESENELMMVLGHELGHFAHRDHLRGISRSLLLSVVAGTIFGDGGALGALAGNLVQKVGNASFSQSQEAAADEFGLTLLNATYGQVAGATDFFSRMEQKEGRNLAILSTHPPSKKRVQKLQRLIKERNYSIGEKTPLSL; encoded by the coding sequence ATGACGCGAGAACATTACAGCGATCGCAACCCACCCCCTAACAATCGACAACTGCTCGTTATCTTAGGAATCTTGGTTGCCTTAATTATCGGAGCAATTTGGGCATTAGGACTATTGCTTGATGGATTAATCGGGCTAATTCCTCCCCAAGTCGAGCGCAGTTTAGGGGCGATTATTCTTCCGGCTTTCGAGCAAAAAGCTGAATCTTCTCCGACTCAAGATACGCTCAACAAACTCCTCACTCGCCTCGAAACCTCTCTCCCCCCAGAACAGCAAAAAGAACATAACTATTGCCTTTTTTATATTCCCGATGATACCGTGAATGCGATTGCCCTCCCCGGAGATGTAATCGTCATTTATCAAGGTTTGCTCGCTCAAACGGAATCAGAAAATGAATTAATGATGGTACTGGGACACGAGTTAGGACATTTTGCCCATCGCGATCATTTACGGGGAATTAGTCGTAGTTTGTTGCTAAGCGTTGTTGCTGGCACGATTTTCGGCGATGGTGGCGCTTTAGGAGCGTTGGCCGGAAATCTCGTGCAGAAAGTGGGGAATGCTAGCTTTTCTCAGTCTCAAGAAGCTGCGGCTGACGAATTTGGTTTAACCTTATTAAATGCGACTTACGGACAAGTCGCGGGGGCAACTGACTTTTTTTCCCGCATGGAACAAAAAGAGGGACGAAATTTAGCAATCTTATCGACTCACCCGCCCTCAAAAAAGCGCGTGCAAAAGTTACAGCGTTTAATTAAGGAACGCAACTATAGCATCGGGGAAAAAACTCCCCTGTCTTTATAA
- a CDS encoding DUF1611 domain-containing protein, whose translation MQLTRDNRVAILLHQGVRNRGGKTGLAYLRYGEAPVVAVIDADCPGESLRELTGIPCDAPIVDSVTEALAYHPDVLLIGLAPTGGKLPPAWQQEVKEAVEAGLSLVNGLHASMQGIVENLRPGQWIWDIRQEPPGLSVAKGKARSLPCQRILAVGTDMRVGKMSACLELQRAAHKQGLNSRFIATGQAGLMIAGEGIPLDAVRVDFAAGAVEAAVLEAGKDCDILFIEGQGSLLHPGSTAALPLMRGSQPTGLILVHKAGQESIHNCPDIFIPPLPEVVQLYETVVRAGGAFFPAKVKAIALNTSNLDEYRAQQEIDRVSEETGLPCYDVVRFGAEDLLKDALCEADAV comes from the coding sequence GTGCAATTAACCCGAGACAATCGAGTTGCTATCCTCCTCCACCAAGGCGTTCGCAATCGCGGCGGCAAAACTGGTTTAGCCTATCTTCGCTACGGAGAAGCGCCCGTTGTCGCCGTCATTGATGCCGATTGTCCGGGGGAATCATTGCGCGAGTTAACCGGAATTCCCTGCGATGCGCCGATTGTCGATTCTGTCACCGAAGCGCTAGCTTATCATCCCGATGTCCTGCTGATTGGCTTAGCGCCGACAGGAGGTAAGTTACCTCCGGCGTGGCAGCAGGAAGTAAAGGAGGCAGTAGAAGCGGGTTTGTCCTTGGTGAATGGCTTGCACGCTTCCATGCAAGGGATTGTGGAGAATTTGCGCCCCGGGCAGTGGATTTGGGATATCCGCCAGGAACCGCCGGGATTAAGCGTGGCAAAAGGCAAGGCGCGATCGCTCCCCTGTCAGCGTATCCTAGCAGTGGGAACCGATATGCGCGTCGGCAAAATGTCGGCTTGTTTGGAGTTACAGCGCGCGGCGCACAAACAAGGGCTAAATTCTCGCTTTATCGCCACCGGACAGGCGGGGTTGATGATTGCAGGGGAAGGAATTCCCTTGGATGCGGTGCGCGTCGATTTTGCAGCGGGTGCGGTAGAAGCGGCGGTTTTGGAAGCAGGGAAAGATTGCGATATTTTGTTTATCGAAGGACAAGGTTCGCTGCTGCATCCCGGTTCGACAGCGGCATTACCGTTAATGCGCGGCAGTCAGCCGACGGGGTTGATTTTGGTGCATAAAGCGGGACAAGAATCGATTCATAATTGCCCGGATATTTTCATTCCGCCGCTACCGGAAGTGGTGCAGTTGTATGAAACAGTGGTGCGTGCGGGCGGGGCGTTTTTTCCGGCGAAAGTGAAAGCGATCGCGCTTAATACCTCTAATTTAGACGAATACCGCGCCCAGCAGGAAATCGATCGCGTCTCAGAAGAAACGGGATTGCCCTGTTACGATGTGGTGCGGTTTGGGGCAGAAGATTTATTAAAAGACGCGCTTTGCGAAGCCGATGCCGTCTAA
- a CDS encoding PAS domain S-box protein, translated as MKILVVEDDFTVAHTLELLFSSYNYAVDSVDDGESGLQMVEAFEYDLILLDVILPKLNGISLCEQLRSRGFKNPILLLTGQGAAQQKALALNSGADDYVVKPFDAEELIARVQALLRRGGEIAQPILSGGKLSIDPGRRKVIYDTSLLSVTPKEYAILELFLRSPQKVLSASAILDRVWTSLEYPGEEAVRVHIKELRQKLTAAGAPKDFIKTQHRVGYQLNPLYSSVSSDRLNPEPTKPKVDALTEANEKLRLALEQLQATQTELQQKNRELEIAHRTIEQQRQREKALSESEVRYRTLFEAIHEGVSLCEVVRDESGCAIDYRFIEINAAAEKIMGISRNDAIARLSTEMLLGIDDGWLCSYQQMVDSGESMRFEHYIEQLDRWFEVTVVPDGSDRFAVLYDEISDRKRSEEAWRESGAKYRSLFDSIDAGVCLFEQLPLRADGLRDYRYLAMNPAMQAMFGIPDLSGQSIRDNFPDESEDWYDTYDRVLETGEALRFQRESEPQGMVLEMFVTRVEDGSGQRLLAVMQDASERKQVEAALWESEAKLAAELAATQKLQRISTQLISQENIQTLYEQILDAAIAIVQSDMGSLQIFDPERNQLHLLSYRGFDPEIAASWEWVAVDDQTVCAMALASKERAIVSDVENCNFIVGTANLDSFRRCGIRSVQSTPLISRDGRLVGMFSTHWRETHEPSERELNLIDVLARQAADLIDRKEAEIALQESEIRFRHFAENSHALIWMTTSTSWANCYASSAYETIWGRSRQSLIEQPESWLEAIHPEDLPIVEAQLEQQRQGRASNVEYRVLHPDGSVRWISSASFPIRNETGETYGFGGIAEDISDRKLVENALKESEARFSAAFNHAAIGMALSDPQGDFLQVNPALCELTGYSEAELIGMNYAIITHPDDFETCQQSVARLLTGEIGAYHMEKRYVHKQGHIVWGFLSTTLVRDERNQPLYFIAQIQDISDRKQAEHRLRQQVQRERLVADIAGDIRQSLELEVVLLRTVERVRQALDSDRAAVFRFSSDGGAQGIVESVGEGWLSLLGTVIFDPCFSDLYAPSYLQGRVSTISDLDRSNLNTCYIELLKPLQVMASLVVPIIQGEKLWGLLVAHHCATPHHWQAWEVDLLEQLATHLSIAIQQSELYEQTRRELLERKAAEQKIQEQAALLDITSDAILVRDFKHRILYWNRSAERMYGWLASEALGRNANELLGENGEQVSEITNIVLELGEWHGELHKVAKTGREMIIEGRWTLARDAEGQPKFILCLNTDITEQKRLEAQFYRAQRLESLGTLASGIAHDLNNVLTPVVAISQVLRLRLPDLDSRSLEMLKVLEESAKRGAKTLEQILTFTRGRGEERGPVSIAPVLQEVVNLIQPMLPKSISIRQTILNPMLWWVSANSTHLQQVFMNLCVNARDAMPDGGILSLSIEHESVDLAFTQTNLEARLGDYVVVTVADTGTGIPPEVRDRIFEPFFTTKPLGQGTGLGLAMVLGMVKNYGGFVQVNSEMGRGTEVKVYLPALESNATPTRERQNQLDGGGKIIAVVDDDLAVLESTRSLLECCNYRVLSASSGAEAIALFERHPSEISAVIVDMTMPVMSGIVVIQRLKEIAPTVKIIAMSGLSANYTPALAVGANFFVSKPYHPDKLLERLQVLLRE; from the coding sequence ATGAAAATTTTAGTGGTAGAAGACGATTTCACTGTCGCTCATACCTTAGAGCTTTTATTTTCAAGCTATAACTATGCAGTGGATAGCGTGGACGATGGTGAGAGCGGCTTACAGATGGTAGAGGCGTTTGAATACGACCTAATCTTACTTGATGTTATTCTCCCGAAACTCAATGGAATTAGTTTGTGCGAGCAGTTGCGATCGCGGGGATTTAAAAATCCGATTTTATTGTTAACCGGGCAAGGAGCAGCCCAACAAAAAGCGCTCGCGCTCAATAGCGGAGCCGATGATTATGTCGTCAAACCTTTCGATGCGGAAGAATTAATCGCGCGAGTGCAAGCCTTACTGCGGCGAGGAGGCGAGATCGCTCAACCGATTTTAAGCGGGGGAAAACTATCCATCGATCCGGGCCGCCGTAAAGTTATCTACGACACCTCGTTACTATCCGTAACGCCTAAAGAATACGCGATTCTAGAACTTTTTTTGCGATCGCCCCAGAAAGTTCTCAGTGCCAGCGCAATTCTCGATCGCGTCTGGACTTCCTTAGAATATCCCGGAGAAGAAGCCGTTCGGGTGCATATCAAAGAATTGCGGCAAAAATTAACAGCGGCGGGCGCGCCCAAAGACTTCATTAAAACCCAACATCGGGTCGGCTACCAATTAAATCCCCTCTACTCATCGGTATCGAGCGATCGCCTTAACCCAGAACCAACAAAGCCGAAAGTTGACGCGCTGACTGAGGCTAACGAAAAATTGCGTTTAGCTCTCGAACAGTTGCAAGCGACTCAAACCGAATTGCAGCAAAAGAATCGGGAGTTAGAAATTGCCCATCGAACCATCGAGCAACAACGACAACGAGAAAAGGCTCTCAGCGAGAGCGAAGTTCGATATCGCACGCTCTTCGAGGCGATTCACGAAGGAGTTAGCCTCTGCGAAGTGGTGCGCGACGAGAGCGGTTGCGCGATCGACTATCGGTTCATAGAAATCAACGCCGCAGCCGAGAAGATCATGGGGATTTCCCGCAATGATGCGATCGCTCGCCTCAGTACCGAAATGCTTCTCGGTATCGACGACGGATGGCTGTGCAGCTATCAGCAAATGGTAGATTCCGGCGAATCCATGCGCTTTGAACATTACATCGAACAACTCGATCGCTGGTTTGAGGTGACGGTTGTCCCCGATGGCAGCGATCGCTTTGCGGTGCTTTACGACGAGATTAGCGATCGCAAACGGAGTGAGGAAGCTTGGCGCGAGTCGGGAGCTAAATATCGATCGCTGTTCGACTCGATTGATGCGGGTGTCTGTCTGTTCGAGCAACTGCCCCTTCGAGCCGATGGGCTTCGCGACTACCGCTATCTCGCCATGAACCCGGCAATGCAAGCCATGTTTGGCATTCCCGACTTGAGCGGTCAGTCGATCCGCGACAACTTCCCCGACGAGAGCGAGGACTGGTACGACACCTACGATCGCGTGCTGGAGACCGGAGAAGCACTCCGTTTCCAGCGCGAGTCCGAACCTCAAGGAATGGTACTCGAGATGTTTGTTACCCGTGTCGAGGACGGCTCGGGACAACGATTGTTAGCCGTTATGCAAGACGCGAGCGAGCGCAAGCAGGTTGAAGCGGCTTTGTGGGAGAGTGAGGCGAAACTCGCAGCAGAACTGGCTGCTACGCAAAAGTTACAGCGAATCAGCACCCAATTAATTTCCCAAGAAAATATCCAAACTCTTTACGAGCAGATTCTCGATGCAGCCATTGCGATCGTGCAGTCCGATATGGGCAGTCTCCAAATCTTCGACCCGGAACGCAACCAACTGCACTTGCTCTCCTACAGGGGATTTGACCCAGAAATAGCAGCGTCGTGGGAATGGGTGGCAGTTGACGACCAAACGGTTTGCGCGATGGCCCTAGCCAGCAAAGAACGCGCGATCGTCTCCGATGTGGAAAACTGCAATTTTATTGTCGGTACGGCGAATCTCGACTCTTTTCGCCGCTGTGGTATAAGAAGCGTGCAGTCTACACCGCTGATTTCGCGAGATGGTCGCCTGGTGGGAATGTTTTCCACTCATTGGCGCGAAACTCACGAGCCATCAGAACGGGAATTGAATCTAATCGATGTCTTAGCGCGACAAGCTGCCGATCTCATCGATCGCAAGGAAGCTGAGATTGCCTTGCAAGAAAGCGAGATTCGATTCCGTCATTTCGCCGAAAACAGCCATGCCCTAATTTGGATGACAACATCTACCTCTTGGGCGAACTGCTACGCGAGTTCCGCTTACGAGACGATCTGGGGACGGTCTCGCCAGAGTCTCATCGAGCAACCGGAATCGTGGCTGGAGGCAATTCATCCCGAAGATCTCCCCATCGTCGAAGCCCAACTGGAACAGCAACGCCAAGGACGCGCCAGCAATGTCGAATACCGGGTTTTGCATCCAGACGGCTCGGTGCGCTGGATTTCGAGCGCGAGCTTTCCGATTCGCAATGAAACCGGAGAAACCTATGGTTTCGGCGGTATCGCTGAAGATATTAGCGATCGCAAACTCGTTGAAAATGCCTTAAAAGAAAGCGAAGCTCGATTTTCGGCCGCCTTTAACCATGCCGCGATCGGTATGGCACTGAGCGACCCGCAGGGGGACTTCCTGCAAGTCAATCCGGCTTTGTGCGAGCTTACTGGCTACAGCGAAGCTGAATTAATCGGGATGAACTATGCTATCATTACCCACCCCGACGACTTCGAGACCTGCCAGCAGTCCGTTGCTCGATTGTTGACCGGAGAGATCGGCGCGTACCATATGGAAAAACGCTACGTCCACAAGCAGGGTCATATCGTTTGGGGTTTTTTGAGTACGACTTTGGTTCGGGACGAACGGAACCAACCGCTCTACTTTATCGCTCAGATTCAAGATATTAGCGATCGCAAACAAGCCGAACACCGTCTCCGACAGCAAGTTCAGCGGGAACGATTGGTCGCGGATATCGCCGGGGATATTCGGCAATCGCTCGAACTCGAGGTCGTATTATTGCGCACCGTCGAGCGAGTGCGGCAAGCCCTCGATAGCGATCGCGCGGCAGTCTTTCGCTTTAGCTCGGATGGAGGCGCGCAGGGAATTGTCGAATCTGTCGGCGAAGGCTGGCTGTCGCTGTTGGGAACGGTTATCTTCGATCCATGCTTCAGCGATCTCTACGCCCCGAGCTATCTTCAGGGGCGAGTTTCGACTATCTCCGATCTCGATCGCTCGAACCTCAATACCTGTTATATCGAGCTTTTAAAACCCTTGCAAGTCATGGCTAGCCTAGTCGTCCCCATCATACAAGGAGAAAAGCTTTGGGGCTTGCTCGTCGCCCATCATTGCGCCACTCCCCATCACTGGCAAGCTTGGGAAGTCGATCTGCTCGAGCAACTCGCGACTCATCTCAGCATTGCCATTCAGCAATCGGAACTGTACGAGCAAACGCGGCGCGAGCTATTGGAACGCAAAGCCGCAGAACAAAAAATCCAGGAACAAGCGGCGTTGTTGGATATTACCTCGGATGCGATTCTCGTGCGCGACTTCAAGCATCGCATTCTTTACTGGAATCGCAGTGCGGAGCGAATGTATGGTTGGTTAGCTTCCGAAGCGCTCGGTCGGAATGCGAATGAGTTGTTGGGCGAAAATGGCGAGCAAGTTTCGGAAATTACCAACATCGTATTAGAGTTAGGAGAATGGCACGGCGAGCTTCATAAAGTTGCGAAAACGGGTCGAGAAATGATTATCGAGGGACGGTGGACGCTTGCCCGCGACGCGGAGGGTCAACCGAAATTTATTTTGTGCTTGAATACTGATATTACCGAGCAAAAACGACTGGAAGCTCAGTTTTATCGAGCGCAACGCTTGGAGAGTTTGGGGACGTTAGCGAGCGGGATTGCCCACGATCTCAATAATGTACTTACGCCTGTCGTGGCGATTTCTCAGGTGTTGCGGCTGAGGCTGCCCGATCTCGATTCGCGATCGCTGGAAATGTTGAAGGTGCTGGAGGAAAGCGCCAAGCGCGGCGCTAAGACCTTGGAACAGATTTTAACGTTTACGCGGGGTCGAGGAGAAGAGCGCGGTCCGGTCAGTATCGCGCCGGTTTTACAGGAAGTGGTGAACCTGATCCAACCGATGCTACCGAAATCGATTTCGATTCGTCAAACGATTCTCAATCCAATGCTGTGGTGGGTTTCGGCGAACTCGACTCATTTACAGCAGGTGTTTATGAATCTTTGCGTGAATGCTCGCGATGCGATGCCCGATGGCGGGATTCTTTCGCTTTCGATCGAGCATGAGTCTGTAGATCTGGCTTTTACGCAAACGAATTTAGAGGCGCGACTGGGCGATTATGTCGTCGTTACGGTTGCCGATACGGGAACCGGAATTCCCCCAGAAGTGCGCGATCGCATCTTCGAGCCTTTTTTTACGACGAAACCGCTGGGACAAGGGACGGGTTTAGGACTGGCGATGGTGCTGGGTATGGTTAAAAATTACGGCGGTTTCGTGCAAGTTAACAGCGAGATGGGACGCGGTACGGAAGTTAAGGTTTATCTTCCCGCGCTTGAGAGCAATGCAACGCCGACTCGGGAACGACAGAACCAGTTGGATGGGGGTGGGAAAATCATTGCAGTTGTCGATGACGATCTTGCTGTACTTGAAAGCACGCGATCGCTGTTGGAATGCTGTAACTATAGGGTATTATCGGCTAGCAGTGGGGCGGAAGCGATCGCGCTGTTCGAGCGCCACCCATCGGAGATTAGTGCTGTAATTGTGGACATGACAATGCCCGTGATGAGCGGGATTGTTGTCATTCAACGACTGAAGGAAATCGCTCCCACCGTTAAAATTATTGCTATGAGTGGGTTATCCGCCAATTACACCCCCGCCCTAGCTGTTGGAGCTAACTTCTTTGTCAGTAAGCCCTACCATCCGGATAAGCTACTGGAACGACTCCAGGTTTTGCTGAGGGAATGA